From a single Rosa rugosa chromosome 7, drRosRugo1.1, whole genome shotgun sequence genomic region:
- the LOC133723842 gene encoding protein SET DOMAIN GROUP 40 isoform X1, with protein sequence MEQEEGNLERLLKWAAEFGISDSKCRGLSCLGHSLVVSYFHGAGGRGLGAARDLEKGELVLKVPKSALFTRESLLLKDDQLSVAVNAHSSLSPTQTLTVCLLYEMGKGKTSWWHPYLINLPRSYDIIATFGEFEKKALQVDDAIWAADKAISKAEFEWKETNALMEQLKLKPQLRTFRAWLWASATVSSRTMHIPWDGAGCLCPVGDLFNYSAPVEESDFENMEHRTHDLALQEISTVNEETSCILDMEQLDSDSGRLTDGRFENDVGAYCFYAKKSYRKGEQVLLSYGTYTNLELLEHYGFLLNENPNDKVFIPLEPEIYSSCSWPKESLYIHQSGKPSFALLSALRLWATPANRRRSVGHLAYSGLQLSVENEVFVMRWISNKCNSTMKNLPTTFEEDSLLLSVIHKIQNVNAPLEFANVSSVSTDEICTFRANVLNKGETDSKTLVSGKMQRSRERWKLAVEWRLGYKKVLVDCISFCDEMIRVLCSQISHS encoded by the exons atggagcaagaagaagGCAACCTCGAAAGGCTTCTGAAATGGGCGGCGGAGTTTGGTATATCAGACTCAAAATGTCGCGGGCTTTCGTGTTTGGGCCACTCTCTGGTCGTCTCCTACTTCCATGGCGCAGGCGG GAGAGGTTTGGGCGCTGCTCGTGATCTTGAAAAAGGAGAGTTAGTTCTCAAAGTTCCAAAATCGGCTCTGTTTACAAGGGAAAGTCTGTTGTTGAAAGATGATCAACTCTCTGTTGCTGTCAATGCCCATAGCTCTCTCTCCCCTACGCAG ACATTGACGGTTTGTTTACTGTATGAAATGGGTAAAGGGAAGACTTCATGGTGGCACCCTTACCTGATCAATTTGCCGCGCAGTTATGACATTATAGCAACATTTGGTGAATTTGAGAAGAAAGCTCTGCAG GTGGACGATGCTATCTGGGCTGCTGATAAGGCCATTTCCAAGGCTGAGTTTGAGTGGAAAGAGACCAATGCACTCATGGAACAACTTAAGCTCAAGCCGCAACTTCGAACATTTAGGGCATGGCTTTGGGCTTCTGCAACT GTATCCTCACGGACGATGCATATACCAtgggatggagctgggtgttTATGTCCTGTGGGAGACTTATTTAATTATTCTGCACCTGTAGAAGAATCTGATTTTGAAAATATGGAGCATAGAACACATGACTTGGCCTTACAGGAAATCTCTACAGTGAACGAGGAAACTTCGTGTATTCTAGATATGGAGCAGCTTGATTCTGATTCGGGAAGATTAACTGATGGCAGGTTTGAGAACGATGTTGGGGCATATTGCTTCTATGCGAAGAAAAGTTATAGAAAAGGAGAGCAG GTGCTTTTGAGCTATGGAACATACACAAATTTGGAGCTTCTTGAGCACTATGGCTTTCTCTTAAATGAAAATCCAAATGACAAAGTTTTTATTCCCTTAGAACCAGAAATATATTCCTCTTGTTCATGGCCTAAGGAGTCCCTATATATCCATCAAAGTGGAAAGCCGTCTTTTGCTCTACTTTCGGCTCTGCGATTATGGGCAACCCCAGCAAACCGGCGAAGATCTGTTGGACATCTTGCTTATTCAGGGCTTCAACTCTCAGTTGAAAATGAGGTATTTGTTATGAGATGGATTTCAAACAAGTGTAACAGTACTATGAAGAATCTGCCAACAACTTTTGAAGAAGATAGTCTTCTATTAAGTGTCATTCACAAAATCCAAAATGTTAATGCCCCTTTGGAGTTTGCAAATGTTTCATCTGTATCAACAGATGAGATTTGTACTTTTAGGGCTAATGTTTTGAACAAGGGAGAAACAGATTCCAAAACACTTGTGTCAGGGAAAATGCAGCGGTCAAGGGAGAGGTGGAAATTAGCTGTCGAGTGGAGGCTTGGTTATAAGAAAGTTCTAGTTGATTGTATTTCTTTCTGTGATGAAATGATACGTGTTCTATGTTCTCAAATATCTCATTCCTAA
- the LOC133723842 gene encoding protein SET DOMAIN GROUP 40 isoform X2: MGGGVWYIRLKMSRAFVFGPLSGRLLLPWRRRGLGAARDLEKGELVLKVPKSALFTRESLLLKDDQLSVAVNAHSSLSPTQTLTVCLLYEMGKGKTSWWHPYLINLPRSYDIIATFGEFEKKALQVDDAIWAADKAISKAEFEWKETNALMEQLKLKPQLRTFRAWLWASATVSSRTMHIPWDGAGCLCPVGDLFNYSAPVEESDFENMEHRTHDLALQEISTVNEETSCILDMEQLDSDSGRLTDGRFENDVGAYCFYAKKSYRKGEQVLLSYGTYTNLELLEHYGFLLNENPNDKVFIPLEPEIYSSCSWPKESLYIHQSGKPSFALLSALRLWATPANRRRSVGHLAYSGLQLSVENEVFVMRWISNKCNSTMKNLPTTFEEDSLLLSVIHKIQNVNAPLEFANVSSVSTDEICTFRANVLNKGETDSKTLVSGKMQRSRERWKLAVEWRLGYKKVLVDCISFCDEMIRVLCSQISHS; the protein is encoded by the exons ATGGGCGGCGGAGTTTGGTATATCAGACTCAAAATGTCGCGGGCTTTCGTGTTTGGGCCACTCTCTGGTCGTCTCCTACTTCCATGGCGCAG GAGAGGTTTGGGCGCTGCTCGTGATCTTGAAAAAGGAGAGTTAGTTCTCAAAGTTCCAAAATCGGCTCTGTTTACAAGGGAAAGTCTGTTGTTGAAAGATGATCAACTCTCTGTTGCTGTCAATGCCCATAGCTCTCTCTCCCCTACGCAG ACATTGACGGTTTGTTTACTGTATGAAATGGGTAAAGGGAAGACTTCATGGTGGCACCCTTACCTGATCAATTTGCCGCGCAGTTATGACATTATAGCAACATTTGGTGAATTTGAGAAGAAAGCTCTGCAG GTGGACGATGCTATCTGGGCTGCTGATAAGGCCATTTCCAAGGCTGAGTTTGAGTGGAAAGAGACCAATGCACTCATGGAACAACTTAAGCTCAAGCCGCAACTTCGAACATTTAGGGCATGGCTTTGGGCTTCTGCAACT GTATCCTCACGGACGATGCATATACCAtgggatggagctgggtgttTATGTCCTGTGGGAGACTTATTTAATTATTCTGCACCTGTAGAAGAATCTGATTTTGAAAATATGGAGCATAGAACACATGACTTGGCCTTACAGGAAATCTCTACAGTGAACGAGGAAACTTCGTGTATTCTAGATATGGAGCAGCTTGATTCTGATTCGGGAAGATTAACTGATGGCAGGTTTGAGAACGATGTTGGGGCATATTGCTTCTATGCGAAGAAAAGTTATAGAAAAGGAGAGCAG GTGCTTTTGAGCTATGGAACATACACAAATTTGGAGCTTCTTGAGCACTATGGCTTTCTCTTAAATGAAAATCCAAATGACAAAGTTTTTATTCCCTTAGAACCAGAAATATATTCCTCTTGTTCATGGCCTAAGGAGTCCCTATATATCCATCAAAGTGGAAAGCCGTCTTTTGCTCTACTTTCGGCTCTGCGATTATGGGCAACCCCAGCAAACCGGCGAAGATCTGTTGGACATCTTGCTTATTCAGGGCTTCAACTCTCAGTTGAAAATGAGGTATTTGTTATGAGATGGATTTCAAACAAGTGTAACAGTACTATGAAGAATCTGCCAACAACTTTTGAAGAAGATAGTCTTCTATTAAGTGTCATTCACAAAATCCAAAATGTTAATGCCCCTTTGGAGTTTGCAAATGTTTCATCTGTATCAACAGATGAGATTTGTACTTTTAGGGCTAATGTTTTGAACAAGGGAGAAACAGATTCCAAAACACTTGTGTCAGGGAAAATGCAGCGGTCAAGGGAGAGGTGGAAATTAGCTGTCGAGTGGAGGCTTGGTTATAAGAAAGTTCTAGTTGATTGTATTTCTTTCTGTGATGAAATGATACGTGTTCTATGTTCTCAAATATCTCATTCCTAA